The stretch of DNA TCTGGATCCGCCCGAGTTTAGAGCTCGGCCGGGTCTTTTGGTCGACCGGGCCGCCGCCCCGGACCTCCGCCGCTGAGCCCACGGGTGCCTCTGGGGACTCCGCAGGCACTCGAGGATGGGCTGGGAAACGGCCTGCGCGGAGGCGTCTTCTTCATACACGGGCCCGAGGCCTATCTGCGCGCGATAGCCGAGCGCGCGATCATCGCCGCCCACGTCGACCCCGCGACCACCGATTTCAACCTGGATCGCCTGTCGGCTCGAGACACGGAGGAGTCGGCGTTCGCCTCGGTGCTGCAAACGCCCCCGATGATGGCCGAGTGGCGGGTGGTGATCCTGCGCGAGGCCGAGGCACTTTCGGGGGCAGCGCGGTTGCGCAAGCTCGTCGAAGGGATCGTCGACCAGCCGCCGCCGGGGCTGGTCCTGGTGCTGGTCGCCGACCTGCCCGCACGCAGCAGCGCGAAGGTCTGGAAAAGACTCCGGAAGGAGACGCAGTCGGTGGAATGCGCGCGTCTCGACGCGTCCGACCTGCCGGGGTGGTTGGCCACCGCCGCCGGTGAGCGCGGAGTGACCATCGCCCCCGAAACCGCTCGCTCGCTCGTGGGCGTCATCGGAACGGATCTGGGCGTTCTGACAGCGGAGCTCGACAAACTGTGCGCGTACGTGGGCGATCGAGGTCGGATCGAGGTGGCCGATGTCGAGGCCGCGGTAGGCCCCATCCGGACTCAGGATCGCTGGGCGTGGTTCGATTTGGTTGGCAGCGGCAAGCTGGCGGATGCGCGCGCGGCGATCCCCGTCCTCCTGGACGGCGGCGAGTCGGGTGTGGGCCTGGTCCTCGGCCTGGGCACGCACTTCCTGAGGCTGGGTCTGGCGGTCAACGGCGGCCCCGCCGCGCTGGAGTCGGCGTTGCCCCCCCACCAGCGCTGGGTCGCCCGGAGGCTTTCCGCTCAGGCGGGCGGTTGGAACGCCGGAAGCATCCG from Gemmatimonadota bacterium encodes:
- the holA gene encoding DNA polymerase III subunit delta, whose amino-acid sequence is MPLGTPQALEDGLGNGLRGGVFFIHGPEAYLRAIAERAIIAAHVDPATTDFNLDRLSARDTEESAFASVLQTPPMMAEWRVVILREAEALSGAARLRKLVEGIVDQPPPGLVLVLVADLPARSSAKVWKRLRKETQSVECARLDASDLPGWLATAAGERGVTIAPETARSLVGVIGTDLGVLTAELDKLCAYVGDRGRIEVADVEAAVGPIRTQDRWAWFDLVGSGKLADARAAIPVLLDGGESGVGLVLGLGTHFLRLGLAVNGGPAALESALPPHQRWVARRLSAQAGGWNAGSIRGAVADLARADRLLKSTNSGDRAVLEELLHRLSVRRAPRAA